A window of Corallococcus macrosporus DSM 14697 contains these coding sequences:
- a CDS encoding non-ribosomal peptide synthetase: protein MSELLKKLAGLPPEKREAILKKLRQQNVVAAPKEEARAPGIPRVSREQPLPLSFPQRRLWFLDQFEPGTPAYNIPEFVRLTGPLHVPSLERALNEVIRRHEVLRTTFVAEDGEPRQRILPALTLSLGVLDLSYLPGARREPLCQELALQLAGTSFDLAAGPLLHARLVRMGEEDHVLLLVVHHIVSDGWSTGIFIQELTALYAAFSRDKPSPLPELPLQYADFAAWQQQWMQGDVLTAQLDYWRRQLEGSDSALMLPTDRPRPRVRTYAGGKQGFQVDPGVAQHLKALGTQEKASLYMVLLAALQTLLHRYTREPRVSVGTYIANRNRTEVEPLIGFFLNTLVMRTGLEGNPSFRELLRRVVDVTLGAYAHQDIPFEKLLEELAPSRDTSHSPFFQVMLVLQNTPTPPAELGALRMESFSVSGEAFAQFDLTLWFSEEAGGLQGIWEYNRDLFDAATVERMVAHFQTLLAGIASNPGQRLLDLPLLPASERQRILREWNQARLDVPAGTCLHHLIEAHAARTPGAIAVTDAERRLTYAELNARANQLAHHLRAMGVGPERITGVFLDRSVDMVVAVLAVLKAGGAYVPLDPSYPPERTALMLEDSRPAVLVTRQALAALLPAPLPPVVRIDTDAEAIAARPATTPEGGASPEHLAYVVYTSGSTGRPKGVMISHRSFTNAFLAWERDYRLPELRAHLQMASFSFDVFSGDLARALGSGKTLVLCPRDWLLEPEKLYGLMRREQVDAGEFVPAVVRLLMGHLQERGLRLDFMRLLIVGSDTWDMREYHQLRGLCGPDTRLVSSYGLSEATIDSTYFEQPEPTPSEQIVPIGRPFANSRMYLLDAAMQPVPIGIPGELFVGGEGLARGYSGQPTLTAERFVPDPFSATPGARLYRTGDLARYMADGTLAFIGRNDTQVKLRGHRIELDEIKAKLLEHPAVQSVELLVHEDAGNKQLVAYLTLTARDAASADDLRQHLKKHLPPYMVPAAFVILDAFPLTPNGKVDRKALPAPVSVRRDAQEGYVAPRDDVETRLAALWEELLSVRPIGVHDNFFDQGGHSLLAVRLMVRIREQFGRALPLSVLFQNPALEQLAKALQEEAAPRPWSPLVTLQAGGDRPALFCVPGAGGNAVYLRELAQSLGPTLPVHAFQARGLDGRAEPHRSVEEMAACYVAALRQVQPQGPYHLLGHSFGSWVAFEMAQQLRKQGETIAFLGILNTTVPVNEVPPTEAPALDDADWMASVASTAGRLYGVNLDVSAEALRPLSAEARRELLTRRLVQAGLLPEGADSQQVQGFIDVYKAAYQIDYVPRDTLPVPVALFRAQERHEEDGIVPESFTGDPTWGWGRHASEAVTPVTVPGDHMTMLAAPHVQVLAEHVRQGLLRAGARQ, encoded by the coding sequence ATGAGTGAGCTGCTCAAGAAGCTCGCGGGCCTTCCCCCCGAGAAGCGCGAGGCCATCCTCAAGAAGCTGCGCCAGCAGAACGTGGTCGCCGCGCCGAAGGAGGAGGCCCGCGCGCCCGGCATCCCGCGCGTGTCCCGGGAGCAGCCGCTGCCGCTCTCCTTCCCGCAGCGCCGGCTCTGGTTCCTGGACCAGTTCGAGCCCGGCACGCCCGCCTACAACATCCCGGAGTTCGTGCGCCTCACGGGGCCGCTCCACGTCCCCTCCCTGGAGCGGGCGCTGAACGAGGTCATCCGGCGCCATGAGGTGCTGCGGACGACGTTCGTCGCGGAGGACGGCGAGCCCCGGCAGCGCATCCTCCCGGCGCTGACGCTGTCCCTGGGCGTGCTGGACCTGAGCTACCTGCCCGGCGCCAGGCGCGAGCCGCTGTGTCAGGAGCTGGCGCTCCAGCTCGCGGGGACGTCCTTCGACCTCGCCGCGGGCCCGCTGCTCCACGCGAGGCTCGTCCGCATGGGCGAGGAGGACCACGTCCTCCTGCTGGTGGTGCACCACATCGTGTCGGACGGCTGGTCCACCGGCATCTTCATCCAGGAGCTGACGGCGCTCTACGCCGCCTTCTCGCGGGACAAGCCGTCACCGCTGCCGGAGCTGCCGCTCCAGTATGCGGACTTCGCGGCCTGGCAGCAGCAGTGGATGCAGGGCGATGTGCTGACTGCCCAGCTCGACTACTGGCGCCGCCAGCTCGAAGGCAGCGACAGCGCGCTCATGCTGCCCACGGACCGGCCGCGGCCTCGCGTCCGCACCTACGCGGGCGGCAAGCAGGGCTTCCAGGTGGACCCCGGCGTGGCCCAGCACCTGAAGGCGCTGGGGACGCAGGAGAAGGCGTCGCTCTACATGGTGCTGCTGGCGGCGCTCCAGACGCTGCTCCACCGCTACACGCGTGAGCCGCGCGTCAGCGTGGGCACGTACATCGCGAACCGGAACCGGACTGAGGTGGAGCCGCTCATCGGCTTCTTCCTCAACACGCTGGTCATGCGCACGGGGCTCGAGGGCAACCCCAGCTTCCGGGAGCTGCTGCGGCGCGTGGTGGACGTGACGCTGGGGGCCTACGCCCACCAGGACATCCCGTTCGAGAAGCTGCTGGAGGAGCTGGCCCCGTCGCGAGACACCAGCCACTCTCCCTTCTTCCAGGTGATGCTGGTGCTGCAGAACACGCCCACGCCGCCCGCGGAGCTGGGCGCGCTGCGCATGGAGTCCTTCAGCGTCTCCGGTGAAGCCTTCGCCCAGTTCGATTTGACGCTCTGGTTCTCCGAGGAGGCCGGAGGGCTGCAAGGCATCTGGGAGTACAACCGGGACCTCTTCGACGCCGCCACCGTGGAGCGGATGGTCGCCCACTTCCAGACGCTGCTCGCGGGCATCGCTTCGAATCCGGGCCAGCGGCTCCTGGACCTGCCGCTGCTCCCCGCAAGCGAGCGCCAGCGCATCCTGCGTGAATGGAACCAGGCCCGGCTCGACGTGCCCGCGGGCACCTGCCTCCATCACCTCATCGAGGCGCACGCGGCGCGAACGCCCGGCGCCATCGCCGTCACGGACGCCGAGCGCCGGCTCACCTATGCGGAGCTGAACGCCCGGGCCAACCAACTGGCGCACCACCTCCGCGCCATGGGCGTGGGCCCGGAGCGCATCACCGGCGTCTTCCTGGACCGCTCCGTGGACATGGTGGTGGCGGTGCTCGCCGTGCTCAAGGCGGGCGGCGCCTACGTGCCGCTGGACCCGTCGTATCCACCCGAGCGCACGGCGTTGATGCTCGAGGACAGCCGGCCCGCGGTGCTCGTCACCCGCCAGGCGCTGGCGGCGCTCCTCCCCGCGCCGCTGCCGCCGGTGGTGCGCATCGACACGGACGCGGAGGCCATCGCCGCGCGGCCCGCCACCACCCCCGAGGGCGGCGCGAGCCCCGAGCACCTGGCCTACGTCGTCTACACGTCCGGCTCCACGGGCCGCCCCAAGGGCGTGATGATTTCGCACCGGAGCTTCACCAACGCCTTCCTCGCGTGGGAGCGCGACTACCGGCTCCCCGAGCTGCGCGCGCACCTCCAGATGGCGAGCTTCTCCTTCGACGTGTTCTCCGGCGACCTCGCCCGGGCGCTCGGCTCGGGGAAGACGTTGGTGCTCTGCCCTCGAGACTGGTTGCTGGAGCCCGAGAAGCTCTACGGGCTGATGCGGCGCGAGCAGGTGGACGCGGGCGAGTTCGTCCCCGCCGTGGTCCGCCTGTTGATGGGGCACCTCCAGGAGCGCGGGCTCCGCCTGGACTTCATGCGGCTGCTCATCGTCGGCTCGGACACCTGGGACATGCGCGAGTACCACCAGCTCCGAGGCCTGTGCGGCCCGGACACCCGGCTGGTCAGCTCCTACGGCCTGAGCGAAGCCACCATCGACAGCACGTACTTCGAGCAGCCCGAGCCCACGCCCAGCGAACAGATTGTTCCCATTGGCCGCCCCTTCGCCAACTCGCGGATGTACCTGCTGGACGCCGCGATGCAGCCGGTGCCCATCGGCATCCCAGGCGAGCTGTTCGTGGGAGGAGAAGGCCTCGCGCGTGGTTACTCAGGGCAGCCGACCCTGACCGCCGAACGCTTCGTGCCCGACCCGTTCAGCGCCACGCCGGGCGCGCGGCTGTACCGGACGGGCGACCTGGCGCGCTACATGGCGGACGGCACCCTCGCCTTCATCGGCCGCAACGACACGCAGGTGAAGCTCCGCGGCCATCGCATCGAGCTGGATGAAATCAAGGCGAAGCTCCTGGAGCATCCGGCGGTCCAGTCCGTGGAGCTGCTCGTCCATGAGGACGCGGGCAACAAGCAGCTCGTGGCCTACCTCACGCTCACCGCGCGGGACGCGGCCTCGGCGGACGACTTGCGACAGCACCTCAAGAAGCACCTGCCGCCGTACATGGTGCCCGCGGCCTTCGTCATCCTGGACGCCTTCCCGCTCACGCCCAACGGCAAGGTGGACCGGAAGGCGCTGCCCGCGCCGGTCAGCGTCCGCCGCGACGCGCAGGAGGGCTATGTGGCCCCACGCGACGACGTGGAGACACGGCTCGCGGCCCTCTGGGAGGAGCTGCTGTCGGTGCGTCCCATCGGCGTGCACGACAACTTCTTCGACCAGGGCGGCCACTCGCTGCTGGCCGTCCGGCTGATGGTGCGCATCCGCGAGCAGTTCGGCCGCGCCCTCCCGCTGTCGGTCCTCTTCCAGAACCCCGCGCTGGAGCAGCTCGCGAAGGCGCTCCAGGAAGAAGCCGCGCCTCGGCCGTGGTCGCCGTTGGTGACGCTCCAGGCAGGCGGTGACCGCCCCGCGCTGTTCTGCGTGCCAGGTGCCGGTGGCAATGCCGTCTATCTCCGCGAGCTGGCGCAATCCCTGGGCCCCACCCTGCCCGTGCATGCCTTCCAGGCAAGAGGACTGGATGGACGCGCGGAGCCGCACCGCTCCGTCGAGGAGATGGCGGCGTGCTACGTGGCGGCGCTCAGGCAGGTGCAACCCCAGGGCCCCTACCACCTGCTGGGCCACTCCTTCGGAAGCTGGGTCGCCTTCGAGATGGCGCAGCAGCTCCGGAAGCAGGGCGAGACAATCGCCTTCCTGGGCATCCTCAACACCACCGTCCCCGTGAACGAGGTGCCACCAACCGAGGCGCCCGCGCTCGACGACGCCGACTGGATGGCGTCCGTCGCGAGCACCGCGGGCCGGCTCTACGGCGTGAACCTGGACGTCTCCGCCGAGGCGCTGCGGCCCCTGTCCGCGGAAGCGCGTCGCGAGCTCCTGACGCGCCGCTTGGTGCAAGCGGGCCTCCTTCCCGAGGGCGCGGACAGCCAGCAGGTGCAGGGCTTCATCGACGTCTACAAGGCCGCGTACCAGATTGACTACGTCCCCCGGGACACCCTCCCCGTGCCGGTCGCCCTCTTCCGGGCCCAGGAGCGGCACGAGGAGGACGGCATCGTCCCCGAGTCCTTCACCGGCGATCCGACCTGGGGCTGGGGCCGCCACGCCTCCGAAGCCGTCACGCCCGTGACGGTGCCCGGAGACCACATGACGATGCTGGCCGCGCCGCACGTCCAGGTGCTGGCGGAGCACGTGCGCCAGGGGCTCCTCCGGGCCGGAGCCCGTCAATGA
- a CDS encoding MFS transporter: MTAAPSFPLKSAVAIWLGQVLSLLGSGLTSFALGVWTYKTTGDVTQYALVMLAATLPGILLGPVAGALVDRWNRRWVMVLSDTAAGLSSLALALLLFNGLLQPWHAYVTTAVVSTASAFQQPAFAVLVSTVVPQQHLGRANGLVQVGLAFSQLVAPLLSATLLEVIELKGILLIDATTLVLGTLPLLLARISREHLVSSSGEAHPSLLESVRAGGAYLRASPGLLALIGFLAVSNFLTGTVEVLVTPLVLSFADVRTLGALTTAGGVGMLGGSVLISAWGGPKRLVHGVLGFQFTCGLALVCVGLATAVPVLAGVAFAFFFGLPIINGASQALLQRIVPLALRGRVFAFTGTITGAMLPLAYSISGPLADHVFEPAMASGGSLVPLLGPLLGEGPGRGIALMFVIAGALSLLLTLLSTLYRPLRELEAPLPDAPSAAPAMNP, translated from the coding sequence ATGACGGCGGCTCCGTCCTTCCCCCTGAAGTCCGCCGTCGCCATCTGGCTGGGACAGGTGCTGTCCCTGCTGGGCTCGGGGCTGACGAGCTTCGCGCTCGGCGTGTGGACGTACAAGACGACGGGGGATGTGACGCAGTACGCGCTGGTCATGCTCGCCGCGACCTTGCCTGGCATCCTGCTCGGGCCGGTGGCCGGCGCGCTCGTGGACCGTTGGAACCGCCGCTGGGTGATGGTGCTCAGCGACACGGCCGCGGGATTGTCGAGCCTGGCGCTGGCGCTGCTGCTGTTCAACGGACTGCTCCAACCCTGGCACGCCTACGTGACGACGGCCGTCGTGTCCACGGCGAGCGCGTTCCAGCAGCCCGCCTTCGCCGTGCTCGTCTCCACCGTGGTGCCGCAGCAGCACCTGGGACGGGCCAACGGGCTGGTGCAGGTCGGGCTCGCGTTCTCACAGCTCGTGGCGCCCCTGTTGAGCGCCACCCTGCTGGAGGTCATCGAGCTCAAGGGCATCCTGCTCATCGACGCGACCACCCTCGTGCTCGGCACGCTGCCCCTGCTGCTGGCGCGCATCTCCCGGGAGCACCTGGTGTCGTCCTCCGGCGAGGCGCACCCGTCCCTGCTGGAGTCCGTCCGGGCGGGCGGCGCCTACCTGCGCGCGTCACCGGGGCTGCTGGCGCTCATCGGCTTCCTCGCGGTCAGCAACTTCCTGACCGGCACGGTGGAGGTCCTCGTCACGCCGCTGGTCCTGTCCTTCGCGGACGTGCGGACGCTGGGCGCGCTCACCACGGCCGGGGGGGTGGGCATGTTGGGAGGGAGCGTCCTCATCAGCGCCTGGGGCGGCCCCAAGCGGTTGGTGCATGGCGTGCTCGGGTTCCAGTTCACCTGTGGGCTCGCGCTCGTCTGTGTCGGGCTGGCCACCGCCGTCCCCGTGCTGGCGGGCGTCGCCTTCGCGTTCTTCTTCGGCCTCCCCATCATCAACGGCGCCAGCCAGGCGCTCCTCCAGCGCATCGTGCCGCTGGCGCTGCGGGGCCGTGTCTTCGCCTTCACCGGCACCATCACCGGCGCCATGTTGCCGTTGGCGTATTCCATATCCGGGCCGCTGGCGGACCACGTCTTCGAGCCGGCCATGGCCTCGGGAGGAAGCCTCGTCCCGCTGCTGGGCCCCCTGCTCGGTGAGGGCCCAGGCCGAGGCATCGCCTTGATGTTCGTCATCGCGGGAGCGCTGTCGCTCCTGCTGACGCTGCTGTCCACGCTCTACCGGCCGCTGCGTGAGCTGGAGGCGCCCCTTCCGGACGCGCCTTCCGCCGCGCCGGCGATGAACCCCTGA
- a CDS encoding fatty acyl-AMP ligase, protein MPSPSHSVQTLTDLLRWRASNQPEANAYTYLQDGEGQELTWTYRELDRQARAIAAALQEHKGAGERALLLYPPGLDYIAAFFGSLYAGVAAVPAYPPAQLQAVNRILSILQDAKPRFALTTREILESVNALADAYPVLRDIRWIATDALEEGLEDGWKRPAITGDSLAFLQYTSGSTSTPKGVMVLHRNLMSNESMIQQGFSHDEQTTVCGWLPLYHDMGLIGTVLQPMYMGVHSVVMSPWSFLQRPIRWLSAITKYRATTSGGPNFAYALCTRKVKPEQLASLDLSSWRVAFNGAEPVRAETLSQFADTFAPAGFRREAFYPCYGLAEATLFVSGGLASEVPRGLTVEAAALEQNRVVPAQPGPSTWTFVSAGRSWGDCLIRIVNPETLVACAPNEVGEIWTAGPHVTHGYWGREDTNAETFQARIQGSEEGPFLRTGDLGFMMDGELYVTGRIKDLIIVDGRNHYPQDIELTAERQHEALRPGCSVAFSVDHPEGERLVVLVEVNARHAPADPGADASALQKTLRQAVAAAHSVDVHEVVLLQQGEVLKTSSGKVQRRACKAKYQEGSLQRWPA, encoded by the coding sequence GTGCCGAGTCCCAGCCATTCCGTGCAGACCCTCACCGACCTGCTGCGCTGGCGCGCCTCGAACCAGCCCGAGGCCAACGCCTATACCTACCTCCAGGATGGAGAAGGCCAGGAACTCACCTGGACCTATCGCGAGCTGGACCGCCAGGCCCGCGCCATCGCCGCGGCGCTCCAGGAGCACAAGGGCGCCGGTGAGCGGGCGCTGCTGCTGTATCCGCCGGGGCTCGACTACATCGCGGCGTTCTTCGGCAGCCTGTACGCGGGCGTCGCCGCGGTGCCGGCCTATCCGCCCGCGCAGCTCCAGGCCGTCAACCGCATCCTCTCCATCCTCCAGGACGCGAAGCCTCGCTTCGCGCTCACCACGCGCGAAATCCTGGAGAGCGTGAATGCGCTGGCGGACGCCTACCCGGTGCTGCGCGACATCCGCTGGATTGCCACGGACGCGCTGGAGGAAGGACTGGAGGACGGCTGGAAGCGCCCGGCCATCACCGGCGATTCGCTGGCCTTCCTCCAGTACACCTCCGGCTCCACGTCGACGCCCAAGGGCGTGATGGTGCTGCACCGGAACCTGATGTCCAACGAGTCGATGATTCAGCAGGGCTTCAGCCACGACGAGCAGACGACGGTGTGCGGCTGGCTGCCGCTGTACCACGACATGGGCCTCATCGGCACGGTGCTCCAGCCGATGTACATGGGCGTCCACTCCGTCGTGATGTCGCCCTGGTCCTTCCTGCAGCGGCCCATCCGCTGGCTGTCCGCCATCACGAAGTACCGCGCGACGACCAGCGGTGGTCCCAACTTCGCCTATGCGCTCTGCACGCGGAAGGTGAAGCCGGAGCAGCTCGCGTCGCTGGACCTGAGCTCCTGGCGCGTGGCCTTCAATGGCGCCGAGCCCGTGCGCGCGGAGACGCTGTCGCAGTTCGCGGACACCTTCGCGCCCGCGGGCTTCCGGCGGGAGGCCTTCTACCCCTGCTATGGGCTGGCGGAGGCGACGCTGTTCGTGTCGGGAGGCCTCGCCTCCGAAGTGCCACGCGGCCTCACCGTGGAAGCGGCGGCGCTGGAACAGAACCGCGTCGTGCCGGCGCAGCCGGGCCCGTCCACCTGGACCTTCGTCAGCGCCGGGCGAAGCTGGGGGGACTGCCTCATCCGCATCGTGAATCCGGAGACGCTGGTGGCCTGCGCCCCGAACGAGGTGGGCGAAATCTGGACGGCCGGTCCCCACGTCACCCACGGCTACTGGGGCCGCGAGGACACGAACGCGGAGACCTTCCAGGCCCGCATCCAGGGCAGCGAGGAAGGCCCCTTCCTGCGCACCGGCGACCTGGGCTTCATGATGGACGGCGAGCTGTACGTCACGGGCCGCATCAAGGACCTCATCATCGTCGACGGCCGGAACCACTACCCACAGGACATCGAGCTGACGGCCGAGCGCCAGCACGAGGCCCTGCGTCCCGGCTGCTCGGTGGCGTTCTCCGTCGACCACCCGGAGGGAGAGCGGCTGGTGGTGCTGGTGGAGGTCAACGCCCGCCACGCACCGGCCGACCCCGGCGCGGACGCGAGCGCGCTCCAGAAGACCCTCCGGCAGGCGGTGGCCGCCGCACACTCCGTGGATGTCCACGAGGTCGTCCTGCTCCAGCAGGGCGAGGTCCTCAAGACGTCCAGCGGCAAGGTCCAGCGGCGCGCGTGCAAGGCGAAGTACCAGGAGGGCAGCCTCCAGCGCTGGCCGGCGTAG
- a CDS encoding LysR family transcriptional regulator, giving the protein MDDLKRMALFAEIARAGSLSAAARRLHISTSAVSQQLRILEEAFGVILVRRSNRKLSLTDAGARFAAHCREMVEVAERAREQLLLAKDTPSGELRISLPLGLARYVTPSLAPLLARHPSLKLRLEADDGLVDLIDERIDLALRAGRLEDSSWVAQPLCQVLLGLCAAPDYLKKAGRPKVPDDLRAHEWLGVVADGRSMAFDLQGPSGVNRPVQVTPRSSSNNQVTLHQMCAAGLGIARCILPDVEDDLRLGRLEVLLPEWRLSPLQLWAVTPRRSGQPAKVRHAIDAIRTHLRHQPGISA; this is encoded by the coding sequence ATGGACGACCTGAAGCGCATGGCGCTCTTCGCGGAGATTGCCCGAGCGGGCTCGCTGAGCGCGGCGGCGCGGCGCCTTCACATCAGCACCTCCGCGGTGAGCCAACAGCTCCGAATCCTCGAGGAGGCCTTCGGCGTCATCCTGGTGCGGCGCTCGAACCGAAAGCTGTCGCTCACGGATGCCGGTGCCCGGTTCGCCGCGCACTGCCGGGAGATGGTGGAGGTGGCCGAGCGCGCCCGTGAGCAACTCCTGCTCGCGAAGGACACGCCCTCGGGAGAGCTGCGCATCTCGCTGCCGCTCGGGCTCGCCCGTTATGTGACGCCCTCGCTGGCGCCGCTGCTCGCGCGGCACCCGTCCTTGAAGCTTCGCCTGGAGGCGGATGATGGGCTGGTCGACCTCATCGACGAGCGCATCGACCTGGCGCTTCGCGCGGGCCGTCTGGAGGACTCATCGTGGGTGGCGCAGCCCCTGTGCCAGGTGCTGCTGGGCCTCTGTGCCGCCCCCGACTACTTGAAGAAGGCAGGACGGCCGAAGGTCCCCGATGACCTGCGTGCCCATGAGTGGCTCGGCGTCGTCGCGGACGGCCGGTCCATGGCGTTCGACCTCCAGGGGCCTTCGGGGGTGAACCGTCCCGTCCAGGTGACGCCGCGAAGCTCCAGCAACAACCAGGTCACCCTCCACCAGATGTGCGCGGCCGGGTTGGGCATCGCGCGCTGCATCCTGCCCGACGTGGAGGACGACCTGCGGCTGGGGCGGCTCGAGGTGCTCCTGCCTGAATGGCGCCTGTCACCCCTCCAGCTCTGGGCCGTCACGCCTCGGCGTTCAGGCCAGCCGGCCAAGGTCCGCCATGCCATTGACGCCATCCGCACGCACCTTCGGCATCAGCCCGGCATCTCCGCCTGA
- a CDS encoding SDR family oxidoreductase: MTPQRIAVFGATGTVGSLLVEILVKQGHQVRALSRGATPLPGAEAVRFDFAQPDQLGAVLEGVDAAYVLMPADNLSVTEYLTPVIRAAAVRRVKVVLQSVMGVEANEEDPYRQVELQLERSGLPYVILRPNWFSDNFHLMWSHDVRVGRLMLPAGAGETSFIDARDIAEAAAVALTSHRFDRQAFTLTGPRALSFSEAAAVVSRVTGQPLEYVAISEGAFIQRMCDAGFDAPYAEMLAALCAAVREQWTAATTDGVQVLTGHAARSFEQYAQERLKL; the protein is encoded by the coding sequence ATGACACCTCAACGCATCGCAGTCTTCGGAGCAACCGGCACCGTGGGTTCGCTCCTGGTTGAAATCCTCGTGAAGCAGGGGCACCAGGTCCGGGCGCTGTCCCGCGGGGCCACCCCCCTCCCCGGCGCGGAGGCCGTGCGCTTCGACTTCGCCCAGCCTGACCAGCTCGGCGCCGTGCTGGAGGGCGTCGACGCAGCCTATGTCCTCATGCCCGCGGACAACCTGAGCGTCACCGAATACCTCACGCCCGTCATCCGCGCGGCGGCCGTGCGGCGCGTGAAGGTGGTGCTCCAGTCCGTCATGGGCGTGGAGGCAAACGAGGAGGACCCCTACCGGCAGGTCGAGCTCCAGTTGGAGCGCTCGGGCCTGCCCTACGTCATCCTCCGGCCCAACTGGTTCTCCGACAACTTCCACCTCATGTGGAGCCATGACGTCCGCGTGGGACGGCTGATGCTCCCGGCGGGCGCCGGCGAGACGAGCTTCATCGACGCGCGCGACATCGCGGAAGCCGCCGCCGTGGCGCTCACGTCCCACCGGTTCGACAGGCAGGCCTTCACCCTCACGGGCCCCAGGGCGCTCAGCTTCAGCGAGGCCGCGGCCGTCGTGTCACGCGTGACGGGCCAGCCGCTCGAATACGTCGCGATTTCCGAGGGTGCCTTCATCCAGCGCATGTGCGACGCCGGCTTCGACGCCCCATATGCGGAGATGCTCGCCGCGCTCTGCGCCGCCGTGCGTGAACAATGGACCGCGGCCACCACGGACGGCGTCCAGGTGCTGACCGGCCACGCGGCGCGCTCGTTCGAGCAGTACGCCCAGGAGCGCTTGAAGCTGTAG
- the chrA gene encoding chromate efflux transporter, whose product MSEAGRVEAHGPPRHGAHGLVEVALLFLRLGFTGFGGPAAHIAMMEDEVVRRRRWLTRDEFLDLLGAANLIPGPNSTELAIHLGHRRGGWPGLLVAGVCFILPAMLITLAAAWAYVRFGSLPSAEGVLYGVKPVIIAVVLQALWGLGRVAVKTRVLAAVGVAAVIASALGVNELLVLLCAGVLMALWRGGTRAAGAGGRQQGPGQMMLGMPLALQGLAAGAAGAVPFSLGGLFLFFVKVGAVLFGSGYVLLAFLRADLVERWGWLTETQLLDAVAVGQVTPGPVFTTATFIGYLLGGGVGAVVATVGIFLPAFFFVAVSGPVVPRLRRSWVAGAVLDGVNVASLALMAVVTWQLGRSALVDAWTVGLALLSAVLLLRFRLNSVWLVLGGALTGLLLRTVGA is encoded by the coding sequence ATGTCTGAGGCCGGGCGGGTGGAGGCGCATGGGCCGCCGCGTCACGGCGCGCACGGCCTGGTGGAGGTGGCGCTGCTCTTCCTGCGGCTCGGCTTCACCGGGTTTGGGGGGCCGGCGGCCCACATCGCGATGATGGAGGACGAGGTGGTGCGGCGCCGCCGCTGGCTGACGCGCGACGAGTTCCTCGACCTGCTCGGGGCGGCCAACCTCATTCCGGGGCCGAACTCGACGGAGCTGGCCATCCACCTGGGGCACCGGCGAGGCGGATGGCCGGGCCTGCTGGTGGCCGGGGTCTGCTTCATCCTCCCCGCGATGCTCATCACGCTGGCCGCGGCCTGGGCGTATGTGCGCTTCGGGAGCTTGCCCTCGGCGGAGGGCGTGCTGTACGGCGTGAAGCCCGTCATCATCGCCGTGGTGCTCCAGGCGCTCTGGGGGTTGGGCCGCGTCGCGGTGAAGACGCGCGTGCTCGCCGCCGTGGGCGTGGCCGCCGTCATCGCGAGCGCGCTGGGGGTGAACGAGCTGCTCGTCCTGCTCTGTGCCGGGGTCCTCATGGCGCTCTGGCGCGGGGGGACGCGGGCGGCGGGCGCTGGCGGGAGACAGCAGGGGCCCGGGCAGATGATGCTGGGGATGCCCCTGGCCCTCCAGGGACTGGCGGCTGGCGCCGCGGGCGCCGTGCCCTTCAGCCTGGGCGGGCTGTTCCTCTTCTTCGTGAAGGTGGGCGCGGTGCTCTTCGGGAGCGGCTACGTGCTGCTGGCCTTCCTGCGCGCGGACCTGGTGGAGCGGTGGGGCTGGCTGACGGAGACACAGTTGCTCGACGCCGTGGCCGTGGGGCAGGTGACCCCTGGCCCCGTCTTCACGACGGCGACCTTCATCGGCTACCTCCTGGGCGGCGGCGTGGGGGCGGTGGTGGCCACCGTGGGCATCTTCCTGCCGGCCTTCTTCTTCGTCGCGGTGAGTGGGCCGGTGGTGCCGCGCCTGCGCCGCTCGTGGGTGGCGGGGGCGGTGCTGGACGGCGTCAACGTGGCCTCGCTCGCGCTGATGGCGGTGGTGACGTGGCAGTTGGGCCGCTCGGCGCTGGTGGACGCCTGGACGGTGGGCCTGGCGCTCCTGAGCGCGGTGCTGCTGCTGCGCTTCCGGCTCAACTCCGTCTGGCTGGTCCTGGGCGGCGCGCTCACCGGGCTGCTGCTCCGGACGGTGGGCGCGTGA
- a CDS encoding DoxX family protein encodes MPLVVLWERLLATRAPAATLLIRWMVGAVFVSEGLQKFLIPAEVGAGRFARIGLPAPEVLGPFVGAVEVLCGVLVLLGLVTRLAAVPLIITMLVAMATTKVPILLASGFWKMAHESRTDFSMLLGALFLLMVGAGPRSMDTWLMRRREDAHV; translated from the coding sequence ATGCCCCTGGTCGTCCTGTGGGAGCGCCTCCTCGCGACGCGGGCACCCGCCGCCACGCTGCTCATCCGGTGGATGGTGGGCGCCGTCTTCGTGTCCGAGGGCCTCCAGAAGTTCCTCATCCCCGCCGAGGTGGGGGCCGGCCGGTTCGCGCGAATCGGCCTCCCGGCGCCGGAGGTGCTGGGGCCCTTCGTGGGAGCCGTGGAGGTGCTCTGCGGTGTTCTGGTGCTCCTGGGGCTGGTGACGCGGCTGGCCGCCGTGCCGCTCATCATCACCATGCTGGTGGCCATGGCCACCACCAAGGTGCCCATCCTCCTGGCGAGTGGCTTCTGGAAGATGGCGCATGAGTCCCGCACGGACTTCTCGATGCTGCTCGGCGCGCTCTTTCTCCTCATGGTGGGCGCGGGCCCCAGGTCGATGGACACCTGGCTGATGCGGCGGCGCGAGGACGCTCATGTCTGA